From one Chloroflexota bacterium genomic stretch:
- a CDS encoding ABC transporter ATP-binding protein — protein MSTNTFNFKITLSKNRFVGLWRALAEFRPVYAGAALFLGLSTIAKTATFFLIRYLVDDVLARSTMMSLLPWVALGFVGLALAEGVFTFLSGRLASRTAEGIALRLRNYLFDHIQRLSFTYHDRTPTGDLIQRATSDVDAVRRFFAEQAVGVGRIVLLFAINWIALWSLNVQLALFSVLVVPLVVIMSVFFFKRVSKVYEAYQEQDSKLSTTLQENLTGVRVVKAFARQAYERDKFERDNWEKFVRGKRLLIMHSLFWPVADILCNGQMLAGFTVGAIMTINRAITLGDYLAYMGLVVQLIWPMRELGRLIVQASTGLVSYNRLMEVVREEREPLDLGEHRPVAGSRVRGKLEFNEVGFEYEAAHRVLKNISFTVEPGRVVALLGPTGSGKTSLVNLLPRFYDYNAGSLRLDGVELKDYPRQFLRQQIGIVEQEPFLFSRTLRENITYGVGREVTDAEVEAAARAAAIHDVILSFPAGYNTLVGEKGITLSGGQKQRVAIARTLLKDPRILILDDSTSAVDTETEAAIREALERLMQGRTTFIIAHRIQSVMSADLILVLEGGRIAQRGNHEELLAQDGLYRRIYDLQAQIEVEVQKEVDVFAEAAEPEIEAEAALV, from the coding sequence ATGTCAACAAATACCTTCAACTTCAAAATAACCCTCTCCAAGAATCGGTTCGTCGGGCTGTGGCGGGCGCTGGCCGAGTTCCGCCCGGTGTACGCCGGGGCGGCCCTGTTTCTGGGGCTGTCCACTATTGCCAAGACGGCCACCTTCTTCCTCATCCGCTATCTGGTAGATGATGTCCTGGCCCGCTCGACGATGATGAGTCTGTTGCCCTGGGTGGCGCTGGGCTTCGTCGGGCTGGCGCTGGCCGAGGGCGTCTTCACCTTCCTCAGCGGGCGGCTGGCCTCGCGCACGGCGGAAGGCATTGCCCTGCGCCTGCGCAACTACCTGTTCGACCACATCCAGCGGCTCTCGTTCACCTACCACGACCGCACACCCACCGGCGACCTGATCCAGCGCGCCACCTCGGACGTGGACGCCGTCCGCCGCTTCTTTGCCGAGCAGGCCGTCGGCGTGGGCCGCATCGTCCTCCTCTTTGCCATCAACTGGATCGCCTTGTGGAGCCTCAACGTTCAACTGGCGCTGTTCTCGGTTCTGGTTGTGCCGCTGGTGGTGATCATGTCGGTCTTCTTCTTCAAGCGCGTGTCGAAAGTTTACGAGGCCTATCAGGAGCAGGATTCCAAACTGTCCACGACGTTGCAGGAAAACCTGACCGGCGTGCGGGTGGTGAAGGCTTTTGCCCGCCAGGCTTACGAACGCGACAAGTTCGAGCGCGACAACTGGGAGAAGTTCGTGCGCGGCAAACGACTGCTCATCATGCACTCGCTCTTTTGGCCGGTAGCCGACATTTTGTGCAACGGGCAGATGCTGGCCGGGTTCACCGTCGGCGCGATCATGACCATCAACCGCGCCATCACCCTCGGCGACTACCTGGCCTACATGGGCCTGGTGGTGCAGTTGATCTGGCCGATGCGTGAGTTGGGCCGCCTTATCGTGCAGGCTTCCACCGGCCTTGTTTCTTACAACCGCTTGATGGAAGTCGTGCGTGAGGAGCGCGAGCCGCTGGACCTGGGCGAGCACCGGCCCGTGGCCGGGAGCCGGGTGCGAGGCAAGCTGGAATTTAACGAGGTCGGCTTTGAGTACGAAGCCGCTCACCGGGTGTTGAAAAATATCTCTTTCACTGTTGAGCCGGGCCGGGTGGTGGCTCTGCTCGGCCCGACCGGCTCCGGGAAAACGTCGCTCGTCAACCTCCTGCCGCGTTTCTACGATTACAACGCTGGCAGTCTCCGGCTCGACGGCGTGGAACTGAAAGATTATCCGCGCCAGTTTCTGCGCCAGCAGATCGGCATCGTGGAGCAGGAGCCGTTTCTCTTTTCGCGCACCCTGCGCGAGAACATCACTTACGGCGTGGGCCGCGAAGTGACCGACGCCGAAGTGGAAGCGGCGGCGCGGGCGGCGGCCATCCATGACGTGATTTTAAGTTTCCCTGCCGGCTACAACACGCTGGTGGGCGAAAAAGGGATCACGCTCTCCGGCGGCCAGAAGCAGAGGGTGGCGATTGCTCGCACCTTGTTGAAAGACCCGCGCATTCTGATCCTCGACGACTCGACCTCGGCGGTGGATACCGAAACCGAGGCCGCCATCCGTGAAGCGCTGGAAAGGTTGATGCAGGGCCGCACCACGTTCATCATCGCCCACCGCATCCAGAGCGTGATGAGCGCCGACTTGATCCTGGTGCTGGAAGGCGGGCGCATCGCCCAGCGCGGCAACCACGAGGAACTACTGGCGCAGGATGGACTCTACCGGCGCATCTACGATTTGCAGGCGCAGATCGAGGTGGAGGTGCAGAAGGAAGTGGATGTGTTCGCCGAGGCGGCTGAACCGGAGATCGAAGCCGAGGCGGCGCTGGTCTAG
- a CDS encoding response regulator — translation MATDRGRILVVDDNKINRMLLTRALAEQGHTASTAENGQQALAMLRAEPFDVVLLDILMPELDGYETLAQIKHDNALRHIPVIMISAVDELDSVLRCIEMGATDYLPKPFNAGLLQARINSSLAGKRLRDLELEYLEQVGYVADAAAAVEASQFQTESLDNVAARSDALGRLARVFQRMAGEVYAREQRLKLQLQQLRLDMEEHQRAAGETVSVYIPMDRRHALASGQLLPNRAHGATLFADISGFTPLTESLAQELGLQRGVEELTRQLNQVFGALVEEVHRYGGSVISFSGDAIACWFNADDGLCATACALAMQTAMRQFETIQTPAGTSISVVIKVAVVAGPVRRFLVGDPQIRQMEVLAGQLLNDLALGEHQAKRGEVLVDESITTRTGDKMDVAEWRKDEATGKRFAVVTGLPPGVTAAPWPALPPDSISDSQARPWLLAAVYEKVRGGKSEFLSELRPAVALLLKYDDLDYDNDDEAGDKLDAFVRWAQSVVARYDGAFLQLTMGDKGSYLYVSFGAPVAHYDDAVRAVNAAQELLSPPPELGFIHGIQIGLAQGQMRAGAYGGVAHRTYGVLGDKTNLAARLMMAATDGILCDEAVYRAAQGQVEFVALPPIIVKGKTQPVPVYRPVGEKKRVESAIDRLSPAQQLTLKVASVIGRLVKLDLLRDIYPVEADKPQLAEHLQALEGHNLLARLLSGDALELAYQFHDEAAQEVAYNLMLFAQRRQLHRAIAEWHEQTYAADLSPHYPLLAHHWAKAEDVAKAVHYLEKAGEQARQQGAYQEALAYFNESLTLDKQASVMGNSLDHPADPAQAAT, via the coding sequence ATGGCAACCGATCGCGGTCGTATCCTCGTCGTAGACGACAACAAGATCAATCGCATGTTGCTCACTCGCGCCCTGGCCGAGCAGGGGCACACCGCCTCCACGGCCGAGAACGGCCAGCAGGCGCTGGCCATGTTGCGGGCCGAACCGTTCGACGTGGTGCTGCTCGACATTTTGATGCCCGAACTGGACGGCTACGAGACGCTGGCTCAGATCAAACACGACAACGCCCTGCGGCACATTCCGGTGATCATGATCTCGGCCGTGGACGAACTGGACAGCGTGCTCCGGTGCATCGAAATGGGGGCCACCGACTATTTGCCCAAGCCGTTCAACGCCGGCCTGCTTCAGGCCCGCATCAATTCATCGCTGGCCGGCAAACGCCTGCGCGACCTGGAACTCGAATATCTGGAACAGGTGGGCTACGTGGCCGACGCGGCGGCGGCGGTGGAAGCCAGCCAGTTCCAGACCGAGAGCCTGGACAACGTTGCGGCCCGGTCGGACGCCCTGGGGCGGCTGGCCCGCGTCTTTCAACGCATGGCCGGCGAAGTGTACGCTCGCGAGCAACGGCTTAAACTACAACTGCAACAACTGCGGCTGGACATGGAAGAGCACCAGCGGGCGGCCGGGGAAACCGTCTCTGTTTACATTCCGATGGATCGCCGGCACGCGCTGGCGAGCGGCCAGCTCCTGCCCAACCGCGCTCACGGCGCCACCCTCTTCGCCGACATCTCCGGCTTCACCCCCCTCACCGAATCGCTGGCGCAGGAACTTGGCCTGCAACGCGGCGTGGAAGAACTGACCCGGCAACTCAACCAGGTCTTTGGCGCGCTGGTGGAAGAAGTGCATCGTTACGGCGGCAGTGTCATCAGCTTCAGCGGCGACGCCATTGCCTGCTGGTTCAACGCCGACGACGGGTTGTGCGCCACAGCCTGCGCCCTGGCAATGCAAACGGCCATGCGCCAGTTCGAGACGATCCAGACGCCGGCCGGAACGTCAATCTCAGTCGTCATCAAAGTGGCAGTGGTGGCCGGCCCGGTGCGGCGCTTTTTGGTGGGCGACCCGCAAATCCGGCAGATGGAAGTGCTGGCCGGGCAGTTGCTGAATGATCTGGCGCTGGGCGAGCACCAGGCCAAACGCGGTGAAGTGCTGGTGGATGAATCCATCACCACTCGGACGGGCGACAAGATGGACGTTGCCGAATGGCGAAAAGATGAAGCGACCGGGAAACGGTTCGCGGTAGTGACCGGCCTGCCCCCGGGGGTGACCGCCGCCCCGTGGCCGGCGCTCCCACCCGATTCCATCTCCGATTCTCAAGCCCGGCCCTGGTTATTGGCCGCCGTCTACGAAAAAGTGCGCGGCGGCAAGAGCGAATTTTTATCCGAATTACGCCCGGCGGTAGCCCTGTTGCTCAAGTACGACGATCTTGACTACGACAACGACGATGAAGCCGGAGACAAGCTGGATGCATTTGTGCGCTGGGCGCAGTCGGTGGTGGCCCGTTACGACGGCGCGTTTTTGCAGTTGACGATGGGCGACAAAGGCAGTTATCTGTACGTGTCGTTTGGCGCGCCAGTGGCGCATTACGACGATGCAGTCCGGGCCGTGAACGCCGCGCAGGAACTTCTATCACCGCCGCCCGAACTCGGCTTCATTCACGGGATTCAAATTGGCCTGGCGCAGGGGCAAATGCGGGCCGGCGCTTACGGCGGCGTGGCCCACCGGACTTACGGTGTGCTTGGCGACAAGACCAACCTGGCGGCGCGGCTGATGATGGCGGCGACGGACGGCATTTTGTGCGACGAGGCGGTTTACCGAGCGGCTCAGGGGCAGGTGGAGTTTGTGGCCTTGCCTCCGATCATTGTCAAAGGCAAGACTCAACCCGTCCCTGTTTATCGCCCGGTCGGAGAAAAGAAGCGAGTCGAAAGCGCCATTGATCGTTTGTCGCCGGCCCAGCAATTGACTCTCAAAGTTGCCAGCGTGATTGGGCGACTGGTGAAGCTTGATCTACTGCGCGATATTTACCCGGTTGAGGCCGACAAACCGCAACTGGCCGAGCACCTGCAAGCACTGGAAGGACACAACCTGCTGGCCCGGCTGTTGTCGGGCGACGCGCTTGAGTTGGCCTATCAATTCCACGATGAGGCCGCTCAGGAGGTTGCTTACAATTTGATGTTGTTTGCCCAGCGCCGACAACTGCACCGGGCCATCGCCGAATGGCACGAGCAGACCTACGCCGCCGACCTTTCGCCGCACTATCCGCTGTTGGCGCATCACTGGGCCAAAGCCGAAGACGTGGCCAAAGCCGTTCACTATTTGGAAAAGGCCGGCGAGCAGGCGCGACAGCAGGGCGCTTACCAGGAAGCTCTAGCCTACTTCAACGAGTCGCTGACGCTCGACAAGCAAGCCTCGGTGATGGGCAATTCGCTCGACCACCCTGCCGACCCGGCCCAAGCCGCCACTTAG
- a CDS encoding ABC transporter ATP-binding protein, producing the protein MSHLEFEEEDFEAAVSGRTIRRMLGLTLPHWPWLAGFVALVALVAAQDGAFNFLKKQIIDRGITPGDTRALITVVAIYGGMAVVQAAAVLGFIYLAGILAERVQYDLRKRMFNHLQELSFSYFDRTPVGWIMSRLTSDTGHIADLITWGLLDVVWAIMSITTASAFMIYLNWKLGLMVFLIIPVLVLVAARFQTLLRHEYRAVRKINSRITGAYNETISGIRVVKALNREETNLDEFAALTGQMYHASFRAAWLSALFLPVVQFLSALALSSVAWYGGWQVSLGGMTVGDLQAFIGYIAFMLWPVQDLARVYAELQHAVASAERSFSLIDTRPEVVDRDDAHDPGTLRGDIEFDNVEFYYQSGKPVLKDFSLRVKQGETIALVGPTGGGKSTIVNLLCRFYEPKRGTIRIGGHDTTGLSLHAIQSRIGMVLQTPHLFSGTARENIRYGRLGASDSEIEEAARVAGAHDFIATLEKGYEAEVGEGGNLLSVGQKQLISLARAVLARPDIFIMDEATSSVDTLTEALIQRGMERLMKGRTSFVIAHRLSTIKRADRILVIENGGISEAGSHAELLRQRGHYYQLYTRQFRRALEREYRLGEMTGRVEVGS; encoded by the coding sequence ATGTCTCACCTTGAATTTGAAGAAGAGGATTTTGAAGCCGCCGTCAGTGGCCGGACGATTCGCCGGATGTTGGGCCTCACCCTGCCGCACTGGCCGTGGCTGGCCGGGTTCGTGGCCCTGGTGGCGCTGGTGGCCGCCCAGGACGGCGCCTTCAACTTTCTCAAGAAGCAGATTATTGACCGGGGCATCACCCCCGGCGACACTCGCGCTTTGATCACAGTGGTGGCGATTTACGGCGGCATGGCCGTCGTGCAGGCGGCGGCTGTTTTGGGATTCATCTACCTGGCCGGCATTCTGGCCGAGCGCGTTCAATACGATCTACGCAAACGGATGTTCAACCACTTGCAGGAGTTGTCGTTCTCGTATTTTGACCGGACGCCGGTCGGCTGGATCATGTCGCGCCTGACCTCGGACACCGGCCACATCGCCGACTTGATCACCTGGGGCCTGCTCGACGTGGTCTGGGCGATCATGAGCATCACCACCGCCTCGGCCTTCATGATTTACCTGAACTGGAAGCTGGGCCTGATGGTCTTTCTGATCATCCCGGTGCTGGTTCTGGTGGCGGCCCGATTCCAGACTCTGTTGCGGCACGAGTACCGGGCAGTTCGCAAGATCAACTCGCGCATCACCGGCGCTTACAACGAAACCATCTCCGGCATCCGGGTAGTGAAGGCCCTCAACCGCGAAGAAACCAATCTGGACGAGTTCGCCGCCCTCACCGGCCAGATGTATCACGCCTCGTTTCGCGCCGCCTGGCTGTCGGCGCTCTTTCTGCCGGTGGTGCAGTTCCTCAGCGCCCTGGCCCTGAGCAGTGTGGCCTGGTACGGCGGCTGGCAGGTCTCGCTCGGCGGGATGACGGTCGGCGACTTGCAGGCCTTCATCGGTTACATCGCCTTCATGCTCTGGCCGGTGCAAGACCTGGCCCGGGTGTACGCCGAACTGCAACACGCGGTGGCCTCCGCCGAGCGCAGCTTCTCGCTCATTGACACCCGGCCGGAGGTGGTGGATCGCGACGACGCGCACGATCCGGGAACCTTGCGCGGTGACATTGAGTTCGATAACGTGGAGTTTTACTACCAGTCGGGCAAGCCGGTTCTGAAGGATTTCAGCCTCCGGGTGAAACAAGGCGAGACGATTGCCCTGGTGGGGCCGACCGGCGGCGGCAAGTCCACCATCGTCAACCTGTTGTGCCGGTTCTACGAGCCGAAGCGCGGGACGATTCGCATCGGCGGCCACGACACCACCGGCTTGTCCCTGCACGCCATCCAATCGCGAATCGGCATGGTGTTACAGACACCGCATTTGTTTTCGGGAACCGCGCGCGAGAACATTCGCTACGGGCGGTTGGGCGCGAGCGACTCCGAGATCGAAGAGGCGGCCCGCGTCGCCGGCGCGCACGATTTTATCGCCACGCTTGAGAAAGGCTACGAGGCTGAAGTGGGCGAGGGCGGCAATCTGCTCTCGGTGGGCCAGAAGCAGTTGATCAGCCTGGCGCGGGCGGTGCTGGCCCGGCCCGACATCTTCATCATGGACGAGGCCACCAGTTCGGTGGACACGCTGACCGAGGCCCTGATTCAACGCGGCATGGAGCGGCTGATGAAAGGCCGCACCAGTTTTGTGATCGCTCATCGTCTCTCGACGATCAAACGGGCCGACCGGATTCTGGTGATCGAAAACGGCGGCATCTCGGAAGCCGGGTCGCACGCCGAACTGCTTCGCCAGCGCGGCCACTACTATCAACTGTACACCCGCCAGTTCCGGCGGGCTTTGGAACGTGAGTATCGGCTGGGAGAGATGACGGGAAGGGTGGAGGTGGGAAGTTAG
- a CDS encoding helix-turn-helix transcriptional regulator, with amino-acid sequence MKISTSGRLTILLGKQQAATGERLTLRKLAHQANVPKDFVYRLDSGEARYIDLDALGRLCAALNCRIEDILLWDADGRQPV; translated from the coding sequence ATGAAAATCTCTACTTCCGGCAGACTCACCATCCTTCTCGGCAAACAGCAAGCCGCCACCGGCGAGCGGCTCACGCTCCGCAAGTTGGCGCACCAGGCCAATGTCCCCAAAGACTTTGTCTACCGGCTGGATTCCGGCGAAGCGCGTTATATTGATCTCGATGCGCTGGGGCGCTTGTGCGCCGCCCTCAACTGCCGCATCGAAGACATTCTTCTCTGGGACGCCGATGGCCGCCAACCCGTTTGA
- a CDS encoding BrnA antitoxin family protein translates to MTDSDIDFSDIPEVTPEMFAKGVVRRGLQPITKRQLTLRLDSDVIEWFKKQGSGYQTKMNALLRAYMKEHDKAAGSQPRAVTRRG, encoded by the coding sequence ATGACGGATTCCGATATTGACTTTTCGGATATTCCTGAAGTCACGCCCGAAATGTTTGCCAAGGGCGTTGTCCGGCGTGGTCTCCAGCCAATTACGAAACGGCAACTTACCTTGCGGCTCGACAGCGATGTGATTGAGTGGTTCAAGAAGCAGGGAAGCGGCTACCAAACCAAGATGAATGCTTTGTTGCGTGCCTATATGAAAGAACACGACAAAGCCGCCGGTTCGCAACCACGAGCCGTAACACGTCGGGGTTAA